The following are encoded in a window of Paenibacillus polymyxa genomic DNA:
- a CDS encoding response regulator transcription factor, which produces MANLLAVDDEPAVLALLQNILQKDGHVVTVVSDSPQVLTMQLGAFDLILLDVMMPTMDGFTLCREIRSKIDCPILFLTAKSMENDVMLGLGEGADDYIVKPFGAGELRARINAHLRRENRERRNVFCIGEVHFNLSGKEITVQNVVVPFTKSEYEICKFLALNWGQVFPKEQIYEAVFGLDGDSDSATIVEHIKNIRAKLGKVEVSPVETVWGIGYRWK; this is translated from the coding sequence ATGGCAAACTTGTTGGCCGTTGATGATGAACCCGCCGTTTTGGCACTCCTTCAAAATATTTTGCAGAAAGATGGCCATGTTGTCACGGTGGTCTCCGACTCCCCACAGGTTCTCACCATGCAGCTTGGAGCCTTTGACCTCATCCTGCTTGACGTGATGATGCCTACCATGGACGGGTTCACACTCTGTCGGGAAATTCGCAGCAAAATAGACTGCCCGATCCTGTTCCTCACCGCAAAATCCATGGAGAACGATGTGATGTTAGGGCTTGGGGAAGGGGCGGACGATTATATTGTCAAGCCGTTTGGTGCTGGAGAGTTGCGTGCAAGAATCAACGCCCATCTCAGACGGGAGAATCGTGAACGGCGTAATGTATTCTGCATCGGGGAAGTTCATTTCAATCTGTCCGGCAAGGAAATCACCGTTCAGAATGTTGTAGTCCCGTTTACCAAAAGCGAATATGAGATATGTAAGTTTCTAGCCCTGAACTGGGGACAGGTGTTCCCTAAAGAGCAGATTTACGAAGCTGTCTTCGGCTTGGATGGGGACAGCGATTCCGCCACCATCGTGGAGCATATTAAAAATATCCGAGCCAAGCTTGGCAAAGTAGAGGTTTCGCCAGTGGAGACGGTTTGGGGGATCGGGTACCGATGGAAGTAA
- a CDS encoding lantibiotic immunity ABC transporter MutE/EpiE family permease subunit has translation MQQYIAAEHLKLKHTFTKRLVWLAPIATLLLCTVLMGGRMLQSASYNWWYFMLLPGALTLMCSGVIQKDGKKLKYRAVLGMAVDLAQVWYGKIGVCVRLLIVSFIVLFIGITLGGFVFSTSVTLAGSVAATLILFITFLWQVPLCLFLTDRIGMFATLIINMLGNVSCTILFATSSVWWAVPYAIPARLMCAVIKVLPNGLTVPSGDPLLDKGVIVPGLVITICLFIILSILTAMSFRKREAK, from the coding sequence ATGCAGCAATATATAGCCGCCGAACATCTAAAATTAAAGCATACCTTCACAAAAAGGTTGGTCTGGCTTGCCCCCATCGCTACTCTTCTTCTGTGTACCGTACTCATGGGGGGACGTATGCTCCAAAGCGCCAGCTACAATTGGTGGTATTTCATGCTGCTGCCAGGTGCCCTCACCTTAATGTGCTCAGGAGTGATCCAAAAGGATGGCAAGAAGCTGAAATACCGTGCTGTCCTCGGCATGGCTGTAGATTTGGCTCAGGTATGGTACGGTAAAATCGGGGTTTGCGTAAGACTCTTAATAGTTTCCTTTATTGTCCTATTTATAGGGATAACTCTTGGCGGATTCGTATTCTCAACTTCTGTAACACTAGCAGGAAGCGTTGCTGCAACTCTAATCCTCTTCATCACCTTTTTGTGGCAAGTTCCACTTTGCCTGTTCCTGACGGACCGAATAGGCATGTTTGCCACTCTAATTATTAACATGCTGGGCAACGTATCTTGCACCATTTTGTTCGCTACGTCCTCTGTGTGGTGGGCGGTCCCTTATGCTATTCCAGCCCGATTAATGTGCGCCGTCATTAAAGTGCTACCTAATGGGCTTACCGTTCCTTCAGGAGATCCGCTTTTGGATAAAGGCGTGATTGTGCCCGGCCTAGTGATCACAATCTGCCTGTTTATAATTCTGTCGATACTGACGGCGATGTCCTTCCGCAAGCGGGAGGCTAAATAA
- a CDS encoding TetR/AcrR family transcriptional regulator yields MAGKPESYENIVQTASKLFFHQGYHATGLNQILAESGSPKGSLYYYFPRGKEELALECIRRGNEFIKQKLKQTLNGNDNPVLAIQDFIRNTAEEADRTGFNDFMPIGFWAAAETSCISESLRHACVNTFTDWQHIYMERLQDSGWEEEKAHSLAVLIISMLEGALILAVTQQSSAPIYNIVDYIPQLVK; encoded by the coding sequence ATGGCTGGTAAACCCGAATCATACGAGAATATCGTACAAACCGCATCGAAGCTCTTCTTTCATCAGGGGTATCACGCGACCGGACTGAATCAGATTCTTGCGGAGAGTGGATCACCGAAAGGGTCACTTTATTATTATTTTCCGCGTGGTAAAGAAGAATTGGCTTTGGAGTGCATAAGAAGAGGGAATGAGTTTATAAAGCAAAAATTAAAACAGACACTGAACGGGAATGATAATCCAGTACTAGCCATTCAGGATTTTATCCGTAATACAGCTGAGGAGGCAGACCGTACCGGCTTTAACGATTTCATGCCGATTGGCTTCTGGGCTGCTGCGGAAACTTCCTGTATTAGTGAATCGCTACGTCATGCTTGTGTGAATACGTTTACAGATTGGCAGCACATCTATATGGAGCGCCTTCAGGATTCGGGCTGGGAAGAGGAAAAGGCACACAGTCTGGCGGTACTTATTATTTCGATGCTCGAAGGTGCATTGATTTTGGCCGTTACGCAACAGAGCAGTGCTCCTATTTATAATATCGTGGATTACATTCCACAGTTGGTCAAATAA
- a CDS encoding lantibiotic protection ABC transporter ATP-binding protein, which yields MDNIILQTKNLCKTFGRQQAVNNVTLSIQENSVYGLLGPNGAGKSTTLKMLTGMLRPTSGEILFQGKPWSRKDLAQIGALIESPPLYENLTARENLKVRTTLLGLPDSQIDEVLNMVDLTHTGKKRSGQFSMGMKQRLGIAIALLNHPKLLILDEPTNGLDPIGIQEQRELIRSFPKQGITVILSSHILSEVEQIVDHVGIIAGGVLAYQEAVTPGQNLESLFMQIAQEYRKGDE from the coding sequence ATGGATAACATTATTTTACAGACTAAAAATCTCTGCAAAACCTTCGGACGACAACAGGCGGTGAACAACGTCACACTGTCTATTCAGGAGAATTCCGTCTATGGACTACTTGGCCCAAATGGGGCTGGAAAATCAACCACCTTGAAAATGTTAACCGGTATGCTACGCCCGACATCCGGTGAGATTTTATTTCAAGGAAAACCCTGGTCCCGAAAAGATCTTGCTCAGATCGGCGCACTGATCGAATCCCCTCCACTCTATGAGAATTTGACAGCTAGAGAGAACCTCAAAGTTCGTACAACGTTGCTCGGATTGCCTGATTCGCAGATTGATGAAGTGCTGAACATGGTTGATTTGACCCATACCGGGAAAAAGCGCTCGGGCCAGTTCTCGATGGGTATGAAACAGCGGCTGGGCATTGCCATTGCTCTCCTCAATCATCCCAAGCTATTGATCTTAGATGAGCCAACCAACGGACTAGACCCCATTGGTATTCAGGAGCAACGCGAGTTGATTCGCTCCTTCCCGAAGCAAGGAATTACCGTAATTCTTTCCAGCCATATTTTATCTGAAGTCGAACAAATCGTTGACCATGTCGGTATCATTGCCGGCGGCGTATTAGCTTATCAAGAGGCGGTCACTCCAGGACAAAACCTGGAATCGTTGTTCATGCAGATTGCACAGGAATACCGAAAAGGGGATGAGTAG
- a CDS encoding DUF3817 domain-containing protein: MFKNAFKMFGVIGNIEAISYLLLVCIAMPLKYAAGMPQMVSWVGMIHGVLFVAYVVATVVMLILRKITLLQSLAALIASLLPFGPFIFDRKVLKKAEARASHTSPIKAT; this comes from the coding sequence ATGTTCAAAAATGCCTTTAAGATGTTTGGTGTTATTGGCAATATTGAAGCGATTTCATATCTGCTGCTTGTGTGTATCGCTATGCCACTTAAATACGCAGCTGGAATGCCACAAATGGTAAGCTGGGTGGGTATGATCCATGGGGTACTGTTCGTGGCCTATGTTGTAGCCACTGTGGTCATGCTGATTCTGCGAAAAATAACGCTATTGCAAAGTCTTGCAGCCTTGATTGCATCGCTGTTGCCGTTTGGTCCTTTCATTTTTGATCGTAAGGTGCTTAAGAAAGCCGAAGCACGGGCCAGTCATACCAGCCCGATAAAAGCTACATAA
- a CDS encoding lantibiotic immunity ABC transporter MutG family permease subunit yields the protein MISFFRYLKSDVLKLRRQPLLLVQLFVPLLGIAIFLAYYSFTPYSPISKVDGYLQVLAVVLPTMIGIVCSIAVEQEAVAGNFQQLLISPVKLLPFLSKLSLLLILGFGSVLLASGGFGAGYIYLMRESPYGLKFYVLAACILFMSSVFLYFLHFFISLRFGKGASIGLGIMESLLSALLLTGLGDHNWIFIPSAWAARFITIWVQYDINSAVSIPEAIRLDSGVSYCVVGTVVIMVLLGLWICRWEGHNSSE from the coding sequence ATGATTTCTTTTTTCCGCTATCTGAAATCCGATGTGCTTAAACTTAGAAGGCAGCCCTTACTGCTTGTGCAGCTGTTTGTGCCGCTTTTAGGCATAGCAATCTTTCTAGCCTACTATTCCTTTACTCCGTATTCACCGATTTCAAAGGTGGACGGCTATTTACAGGTCCTAGCCGTGGTTCTTCCTACCATGATTGGTATTGTCTGCTCCATTGCTGTTGAGCAGGAGGCAGTCGCTGGCAATTTCCAGCAGCTATTGATCTCGCCAGTGAAACTGCTACCTTTCCTGAGCAAGCTCAGCCTGCTCCTGATTTTGGGATTTGGCAGTGTGCTGCTTGCCTCCGGAGGCTTTGGGGCTGGCTATATATATCTTATGAGAGAGTCACCGTATGGCTTGAAGTTTTATGTGTTGGCTGCCTGCATTCTGTTTATGTCCAGTGTATTCCTCTATTTTCTGCATTTTTTCATTAGTTTGCGGTTCGGCAAGGGAGCTTCCATCGGTCTAGGCATTATGGAGAGTCTATTGTCCGCTTTGCTTCTTACAGGGCTGGGTGATCATAATTGGATATTCATCCCCTCTGCTTGGGCTGCCCGGTTCATCACGATCTGGGTGCAATACGATATAAACTCAGCAGTATCTATTCCTGAAGCTATACGGCTTGATTCGGGAGTCAGCTATTGCGTAGTAGGGACCGTGGTCATCATGGTATTATTAGGATTATGGATTTGTCGTTGGGAAGGACACAATTCGTCGGAATAA
- a CDS encoding NAD(P)/FAD-dependent oxidoreductase has protein sequence MKKVIVIGSGILGASTAYHLAKMGANVIIVDRKDKGQATDAAAGIICPWLSQRRNQAWYQLAKAGARFYPGLIEELKSEGETETGYAQVGALSIHDDLEKIKKMETRAHLRQADAPEIGEITRLNEKETHERFPLLVEGYHSVHISGAARIDGRALRDALVRSAQKNGAVLIQGNATLQYESDHVTGVVVGAQSFSSDKVIVCAGAWANQLLLPLGIHFKVSYQKAQIMHLQVPNRQDTGTWPVVIPPSDQYLLAFDKQKIVIGATHENEIEGYDTRVTAGGMQEILDKGLELAPDLANSTFQEVRVGFRPFTPGFLPVIGAVPGWDGLIAANGLGASGLTMGPFIGNQLAKLALGMNVDIDINDYDIRKAIDES, from the coding sequence ATGAAGAAGGTCATCGTAATCGGATCAGGAATTCTGGGGGCATCGACAGCATACCATCTAGCAAAAATGGGTGCTAATGTCATTATTGTAGATCGTAAAGATAAAGGACAGGCTACTGATGCCGCTGCTGGCATTATCTGTCCCTGGCTATCACAGCGACGCAATCAGGCTTGGTACCAGCTAGCCAAAGCGGGAGCACGTTTTTACCCTGGGTTGATTGAAGAACTCAAAAGCGAGGGAGAAACAGAAACTGGCTATGCTCAAGTGGGGGCTCTCAGTATTCATGATGATTTGGAGAAAATCAAAAAAATGGAGACGCGGGCACACTTACGACAAGCGGATGCACCGGAAATCGGTGAAATTACCCGGCTAAATGAAAAAGAAACCCATGAACGGTTTCCTTTGTTAGTAGAAGGTTATCATTCTGTTCATATTAGCGGTGCCGCCCGAATAGATGGGCGTGCGCTGCGGGATGCGTTGGTCCGATCAGCACAAAAAAACGGGGCGGTCCTTATACAAGGAAATGCTACGCTTCAATATGAGTCCGACCATGTAACGGGAGTAGTGGTCGGTGCACAAAGCTTCTCGTCTGACAAGGTCATTGTTTGTGCAGGTGCATGGGCAAATCAACTACTGTTGCCTTTGGGCATTCATTTTAAGGTTAGTTATCAAAAAGCACAAATTATGCATTTGCAGGTTCCTAATAGGCAAGACACAGGCACTTGGCCTGTAGTCATACCGCCTTCTGATCAATATCTGCTGGCTTTTGATAAACAGAAGATCGTAATAGGGGCGACTCACGAAAATGAAATCGAAGGTTACGATACGAGAGTAACAGCAGGGGGGATGCAGGAAATTCTGGATAAAGGTTTAGAATTGGCCCCTGATTTAGCAAACAGCACTTTTCAGGAGGTAAGAGTTGGTTTCCGTCCTTTTACACCCGGTTTTCTACCGGTGATCGGAGCTGTTCCAGGCTGGGATGGTCTTATAGCGGCAAATGGGCTTGGAGCATCCGGGTTGACCATGGGCCCCTTTATTGGAAATCAGCTGGCAAAGTTGGCACTTGGAATGAATGTAGATATCGATATCAATGATTATGATATTCGAAAAGCCATAGATGAAAGTTGA
- a CDS encoding HAMP domain-containing sensor histidine kinase codes for MEVTKVQQARKTTKLRTIFLGYLVMFCIGTIALALLLVLIFYVLMSCGTILPANYAENQVREDKTIIEAGKTLQPDSRQKLYKYASFTSEGRLNEGNLSEKQAQTAWSVTQQNDTAYQFPYNYVKVSHNDKVTVMRYSVSAQFELPILRQYLPNAELSFFAVFCIAFLGGGALLASSFGRKLARKMSGLQQATKQIQAQDLDFSIEFSGVMEIDQVLHSMDKMKETLKTSLQKQWNLERSRREQISALAHDVKTPLTIVRGNVELLSETDQSEEQKNYTDYISESTRQMEQYIKTLIEISKAETLVTLRAETMDTDFYLTKVKDQIMALAAVKKISVAFAAYNLPKTLYADPVLLERAIMNVASNAVDQAPEYSEIQLTVESVEDCIRFSILDEGPGFSPEGLKQAAEQFYMGDSSRRINGHYGMGLYITKSIVNLHGGKLIITNSTQTGGGQVSIEIPSVH; via the coding sequence ATGGAAGTAACCAAAGTACAGCAAGCACGCAAGACAACCAAACTACGAACCATTTTTCTGGGTTATTTAGTTATGTTCTGTATCGGGACGATTGCGCTCGCTCTGTTGCTGGTTCTCATCTTCTATGTCCTGATGTCTTGTGGGACCATTCTCCCCGCGAACTATGCTGAGAATCAGGTGCGGGAGGACAAGACAATCATTGAAGCTGGCAAGACCCTACAGCCGGATTCTCGGCAGAAACTGTATAAATACGCATCATTCACTTCGGAAGGCCGCCTCAATGAGGGAAACCTTTCTGAAAAGCAGGCTCAAACTGCTTGGAGTGTTACGCAGCAGAACGATACTGCTTATCAATTTCCCTATAACTATGTAAAAGTCTCACATAATGATAAAGTTACTGTGATGCGCTATTCTGTCTCGGCTCAGTTTGAACTTCCTATCCTGCGTCAATACCTGCCGAACGCGGAATTGTCCTTTTTTGCCGTGTTCTGTATCGCCTTTCTGGGGGGAGGTGCCTTGCTGGCTTCCTCCTTCGGACGAAAGCTGGCACGTAAGATGAGTGGGTTGCAGCAGGCCACCAAACAAATTCAAGCACAGGATCTGGACTTCTCAATCGAATTCAGTGGCGTGATGGAGATCGATCAGGTGCTGCATTCCATGGATAAAATGAAAGAAACGTTAAAGACTTCGCTTCAGAAACAGTGGAATCTCGAAAGATCCCGCCGCGAGCAAATATCCGCCCTAGCACACGATGTCAAAACACCACTCACTATCGTTCGTGGAAACGTAGAGCTGCTGTCCGAGACCGATCAGTCCGAAGAGCAAAAGAACTATACGGATTATATATCGGAAAGCACCAGGCAGATGGAGCAGTATATTAAGACTCTTATTGAAATTTCAAAAGCGGAAACGCTAGTCACCCTGCGGGCGGAAACGATGGATACTGACTTCTATTTAACGAAAGTGAAAGATCAGATAATGGCCTTGGCTGCTGTCAAAAAAATATCTGTAGCATTCGCTGCATATAACCTCCCTAAGACGCTGTATGCAGACCCAGTTCTACTTGAGCGAGCCATTATGAATGTTGCTTCTAATGCGGTAGATCAGGCGCCTGAATATAGCGAGATCCAGCTGACCGTAGAGTCTGTGGAAGACTGCATTCGGTTCAGCATCTTAGACGAAGGCCCAGGCTTCTCTCCAGAAGGCCTCAAACAGGCCGCCGAGCAGTTCTATATGGGTGACTCGTCCAGAAGAATAAATGGACATTACGGTATGGGTCTGTATATAACAAAATCCATTGTCAATCTACATGGCGGAAAGCTGATCATCACCAACTCCACCCAGACAGGCGGCGGACAGGTAAGCATTGAGATTCCGTCAGTTCATTAG
- a CDS encoding aldo/keto reductase, translated as MQKALAWLLTRPAVDLIIPGATKPDQIESNLQTLGVRLTSDELKQLDILFNQNNLFTRVTDCYCSTYTS; from the coding sequence TTGCAAAAGGCGCTAGCTTGGCTATTAACGCGTCCAGCCGTTGATCTAATTATTCCAGGTGCAACCAAGCCTGATCAAATCGAGTCCAATCTTCAAACTCTGGGTGTTCGACTAACAAGTGACGAGCTTAAGCAACTCGATATTCTTTTCAATCAAAATAACTTGTTTACCAGAGTAACAGATTGTTATTGTTCTACATACACTTCCTAA
- a CDS encoding stalk domain-containing protein, with translation MNKKRLRQWMAPFATATLILNTGYGILAPDAVASALSTERHNSNPTGLNTAQLHTKLATAQGRHVPVTSGTKVTTLTKGYGQNTYLNQMLKVMSSQMVTANIALAEVSNLTAVPTETTKVNLSWTNPSDINFDHIKVVNVTNDVYVDNIRSNSYMMSGLQPNTTYTFRVKTVNKSGDESLGAPIQAKTASIDVPVDKTPPGEVSGLTATNVGYNAFTVNYILPKDADLSQAIIYLNGKEVQRTTGTSYSFSGLIASTNYTVLVKTIDKSGNISGGISIPVTTSALTVDTVPEVTGASVTSVNNYSVTVSWTRPSGINTVSLYKDGQLVTDSTGSSYTFNNLSASQTYTFTIRSKRSTGALSSGVRLTATTDSTSSNSSEVSNLEVDSKSDTWIKITYDMPSKADKVKIYVDGDYEGTTSSESYKITDLREGRWYEIKVVTVNSNGRESSGVKISERTDSDGYYSSSSSSSSNYEKARDLMRIAENSLNASDWRSARDAISDLPSGTRKSDLLDRLEAIRNRAIGTSSSSSGTSSTTTTTSGTTSSYPNNAVSSYSTSFTLTPGAKSAYVDGRATTMAQAPRIINGATMVPLRFISERIGYEVNYEKATKKIILTRPTDGKQVVLQVKNSTLAVYELNNSRSYSTNITAPVIVNGYTLVPLRVISELSGYQVNYNTASKQITITK, from the coding sequence ATGAATAAAAAACGTTTGCGTCAATGGATGGCACCGTTCGCAACGGCTACACTGATTTTGAATACGGGATATGGCATTTTGGCACCCGATGCAGTGGCTAGCGCGTTGTCGACTGAAAGGCATAACTCAAATCCGACAGGCCTGAATACAGCACAGTTACATACCAAATTAGCAACCGCTCAAGGCCGTCATGTGCCTGTTACTTCGGGCACGAAAGTGACTACGTTAACAAAAGGCTACGGTCAAAACACCTATCTTAACCAAATGCTAAAAGTAATGTCGAGTCAAATGGTTACTGCGAATATCGCGCTGGCAGAGGTAAGCAATCTGACAGCGGTTCCTACAGAAACAACAAAAGTAAATTTGTCCTGGACCAATCCGTCGGACATTAATTTTGACCACATAAAAGTGGTAAATGTCACTAACGATGTATATGTAGATAACATTCGAAGTAACTCTTATATGATGAGCGGTTTACAGCCGAACACGACATATACTTTTCGCGTGAAAACGGTGAATAAGAGTGGAGATGAATCTCTAGGTGCGCCAATACAGGCCAAAACGGCTTCCATTGATGTCCCTGTAGATAAGACACCTCCAGGAGAGGTAAGCGGACTGACAGCTACGAATGTAGGATATAACGCTTTTACCGTAAATTACATATTGCCTAAGGATGCTGACCTGAGCCAAGCGATCATCTATTTAAATGGTAAGGAAGTGCAGCGAACTACAGGGACGTCCTATTCATTCAGTGGATTGATTGCTTCCACAAACTATACAGTACTGGTCAAGACTATTGACAAATCCGGCAACATATCTGGAGGAATCAGTATTCCGGTTACGACCTCAGCACTCACCGTTGATACAGTGCCCGAAGTGACAGGAGCTTCAGTGACATCAGTTAATAACTATAGCGTCACTGTTTCCTGGACAAGACCTAGCGGAATTAATACGGTCAGTCTGTATAAGGATGGGCAACTGGTAACTGATTCAACAGGATCATCCTATACATTCAACAATCTTTCGGCAAGCCAGACCTACACGTTCACGATTAGGTCCAAGCGAAGCACAGGTGCATTGTCCTCTGGTGTGAGACTGACTGCCACAACGGACAGTACGTCCTCCAATTCGTCAGAAGTGTCCAATCTTGAAGTAGATAGTAAGAGCGACACCTGGATCAAAATCACCTACGATATGCCGAGTAAAGCCGACAAGGTAAAGATATATGTTGATGGTGATTATGAGGGAACTACAAGCTCTGAGTCCTATAAAATAACGGATTTGCGAGAAGGACGCTGGTATGAGATTAAGGTCGTGACTGTCAATAGTAATGGAAGAGAATCTAGTGGCGTTAAGATATCAGAACGCACGGATTCGGATGGTTACTACTCTTCTTCGTCATCTAGTTCATCGAACTATGAGAAAGCGAGAGATTTGATGCGAATTGCAGAAAACAGTCTGAATGCCTCCGACTGGCGTTCTGCCAGAGATGCAATCAGTGATCTGCCGAGCGGAACCCGTAAAAGCGATTTGCTGGATCGGTTAGAAGCTATTCGCAATAGAGCAATTGGGACCAGTAGTTCATCATCCGGGACGAGTTCTACTACAACAACAACTTCTGGTACAACGTCCTCATACCCTAACAATGCGGTTTCCTCATATTCAACTTCGTTCACCCTGACACCAGGAGCTAAATCAGCTTATGTCGATGGTCGTGCTACGACGATGGCTCAGGCTCCGCGAATCATAAATGGGGCAACGATGGTCCCGCTACGCTTTATCAGTGAACGGATAGGTTACGAGGTAAATTATGAAAAAGCGACCAAAAAGATCATTCTGACTCGACCTACAGACGGCAAACAAGTAGTACTTCAGGTCAAGAATTCTACCCTTGCCGTGTATGAGTTGAACAACTCCCGGAGTTATTCGACGAACATCACAGCTCCGGTTATTGTTAACGGCTACACGCTGGTTCCATTACGAGTGATTAGCGAGCTTTCGGGGTATCAGGTGAACTATAATACTGCATCCAAACAAATTACGATTACAAAATAA
- a CDS encoding YolD-like family protein, with protein sequence MAKAKVPKRPTRDEFVLEEIGNQLVEAQREQSEVVLTVWGREETTRGQIVKMDPRTGKVHVESNGETDKVPFMDIMSVNYPRD encoded by the coding sequence GTGGCAAAAGCGAAGGTACCCAAACGGCCTACTCGGGATGAATTTGTACTGGAGGAAATCGGGAATCAGCTTGTAGAAGCACAACGAGAGCAATCCGAAGTTGTATTGACCGTATGGGGACGCGAAGAAACAACCCGTGGACAAATTGTTAAAATGGACCCGAGAACAGGAAAGGTTCATGTAGAGAGTAATGGAGAAACGGATAAAGTTCCTTTTATGGATATTATGAGTGTAAATTACCCGAGAGATTAG
- a CDS encoding MerR family transcriptional regulator: MTTNFKMKELMDQFQISEDTLRYYEKMGLLPPVARKNNGHRIYNNSHKEALLMIKCLKKAGMSLKELKPIIQLQLDESNISNNEWYDRLYNYQKKIDQQLQELQEIKDMIELKLQTGQKFGHKFLPLETHT, from the coding sequence ATGACAACAAATTTTAAAATGAAAGAACTTATGGATCAATTCCAAATCAGTGAGGATACCTTACGGTATTATGAGAAAATGGGTCTTCTTCCTCCCGTGGCCCGCAAAAATAATGGGCACAGGATATATAACAATTCACACAAAGAGGCACTTCTAATGATCAAGTGTTTAAAAAAAGCCGGAATGTCGCTGAAGGAGTTAAAACCTATTATCCAGCTTCAATTAGATGAGAGCAACATATCAAATAATGAATGGTATGATAGGCTTTACAATTACCAAAAGAAGATAGATCAGCAGCTGCAAGAACTTCAGGAAATTAAGGATATGATTGAATTGAAATTGCAAACCGGGCAAAAATTTGGCCATAAGTTTTTGCCGCTTGAGACCCATACTTAA